A DNA window from Amycolatopsis sp. DSM 110486 contains the following coding sequences:
- a CDS encoding glycosyltransferase family 4 protein translates to MKVLVVHNRYRSEQPSGENNVVDAETALLAAGGVRVSLFERQSDDIAAMSLPRKALVPVQVPWNRSARAELTARLQVERPDVVHVHNTFPLLSPSVLAACADARVPVVATLHNYGMVCPPGTLYRDGRICTDCVGGAPVPAVRHGCYRGSPAATVPMAANLLLNRSRWRSDVTRFFCISDAQRRLLVDAGMPASRMTVKHNFVTDPGVRRVGEGSHVLFLGRLTEEKGVPLLMAAWDLLGGSLGLPLVIAGTGPLSDDVAAWASSRSDVSYVGLQDKAACRQLTASAAAVVAPSAWLEAFGLVVVEAMAAGVPTVAPAHGAFEELISDGVTGVLHEPGSASALADALRDVLADPERNHKMGDAARRRYDEDFTPAVGFRRLVEGYEATIAAYRPA, encoded by the coding sequence ATGAAGGTGCTCGTGGTCCACAACCGCTACCGCTCGGAGCAGCCGAGCGGGGAGAACAACGTGGTCGACGCGGAGACGGCTTTGCTGGCGGCCGGCGGCGTTCGGGTTTCGTTGTTCGAGCGGCAGAGCGACGACATCGCTGCCATGTCCTTGCCCCGCAAGGCTTTGGTGCCGGTGCAGGTGCCGTGGAACCGTTCGGCGCGGGCTGAGCTGACGGCTCGGTTGCAGGTCGAGCGGCCGGATGTGGTGCACGTTCACAACACGTTCCCGCTCCTGTCGCCCTCGGTGCTGGCGGCGTGCGCGGACGCGCGGGTGCCGGTGGTGGCGACGCTGCACAACTACGGCATGGTCTGCCCGCCCGGCACGCTCTACCGCGACGGGCGGATCTGCACGGACTGCGTGGGTGGCGCGCCCGTTCCCGCCGTTCGGCACGGGTGTTACCGGGGCTCGCCCGCGGCGACGGTGCCGATGGCCGCGAACCTCCTGCTGAACCGCTCGCGGTGGCGCAGCGACGTGACGCGCTTCTTCTGCATCTCCGACGCCCAGCGGCGGTTGCTCGTGGACGCGGGGATGCCGGCTTCGCGGATGACGGTGAAGCACAACTTCGTGACCGACCCGGGCGTTCGGCGGGTGGGCGAGGGTTCCCACGTGCTGTTCCTCGGCCGGCTGACGGAGGAAAAGGGCGTGCCGCTGCTGATGGCGGCGTGGGACCTGCTCGGCGGTTCACTCGGCTTGCCGCTGGTGATCGCGGGCACCGGGCCGCTTTCGGACGACGTCGCCGCTTGGGCTTCTTCACGCTCGGACGTCTCGTACGTCGGGCTGCAAGACAAGGCGGCTTGCCGGCAGCTCACCGCCTCGGCGGCCGCGGTGGTCGCCCCTTCGGCGTGGCTGGAGGCATTCGGCCTCGTCGTGGTCGAGGCCATGGCCGCCGGCGTGCCGACCGTCGCGCCCGCCCACGGCGCCTTCGAAGAACTGATCTCCGACGGCGTCACCGGCGTCCTTCACGAGCCCGGCTCCGCTTCGGCACTGGCCGACGCCCTTCGCGACGTCCTCGCCGACCCCGAACGCAACCACAAGATGGGCGACGCCGCCCGCCGGCGCTACGACGAGGACTTCACCCCCGCCGTGGGTTTCCGGCGGTTGGTCGAGGGCTACGAGGCCACGATCGCCGCCTACCGCCCGGCTTGA
- a CDS encoding alginate lyase family protein, translating to MDPAWYLRRLSAMSPAEVAGRATDALRKQQWRGVAKQKATWLSHRAFARPASVEGVSAEARAELLATAERLMDGHAEYFGVERADLVTPDWSFDPKTGRHAPSDAYSFDIAYRSEDAVGDIKQIWEPSRHQHLTVLAAAYALTGEDRYAHRVADHLKSWWAANPPMRGVHWVSGIELGIRLLSWVWVRRLLDGWTGASGLFEDNPEALHQIWHHQRWLAAFPSRGSSANNHVIAEDAGQLAAACAFGWFPESPAWRDAALKSLDTQLQANTFASGLNRELATEYHGLVLELGLAAALEASPVVPESTWLVLRRMCDALASIVDSHLRPPRQGDADDGYGLIVDGTGTSRWASLLATGDALFGRQEWWPKVPVGDVRTMVFASLGGVPELTDPRPPRRIDDLFDAGMTILRTPAENTAEPEIWVRCDGGPHGFLAIAAHAHADALALEVRHNGVDILADPGTYCYHGEPEWRSYFRSTLGHNTLQLGDTDSSASGGPFLWTRHAQTRTLAVGPVRWRAEQDGYAPAVHRRCVELEDRTLTILDEVDGDLTLPAKLAFHLGPLVEVTLDGSTARLSWPGHTATLALPPTLTWAAHRGETNPPLGWYSAGFGRREPSTTLIGTGTAAEPLTTTLSFQ from the coding sequence ATGGATCCCGCCTGGTACCTGCGAAGACTTTCGGCCATGAGCCCGGCCGAGGTGGCCGGTCGTGCCACCGACGCGTTGCGTAAGCAGCAGTGGCGTGGGGTCGCGAAGCAGAAGGCCACGTGGCTGTCGCACCGCGCATTCGCGCGGCCGGCGAGCGTAGAAGGCGTGTCGGCCGAGGCGCGCGCCGAGCTGCTGGCCACGGCCGAGCGGCTGATGGACGGCCACGCCGAGTACTTCGGTGTGGAGCGCGCGGACCTCGTGACGCCGGACTGGTCGTTCGATCCGAAGACCGGCCGGCACGCGCCCTCCGACGCGTACTCCTTCGACATCGCCTACCGCAGCGAAGACGCGGTCGGCGACATCAAGCAGATCTGGGAGCCGTCGCGCCACCAGCACCTCACCGTGCTGGCCGCCGCGTACGCGCTGACCGGCGAAGACCGCTACGCCCACCGCGTGGCCGACCACCTGAAGTCCTGGTGGGCGGCCAACCCGCCGATGCGTGGCGTGCACTGGGTGAGCGGCATCGAGCTCGGCATCCGCCTGCTGTCGTGGGTCTGGGTGCGCCGGCTGCTCGACGGCTGGACCGGCGCGTCCGGTCTGTTCGAGGACAATCCCGAGGCACTGCACCAGATCTGGCACCACCAGCGCTGGCTCGCGGCGTTCCCGAGCCGGGGTTCGTCCGCGAACAACCACGTGATCGCCGAGGATGCCGGCCAGCTTGCGGCCGCGTGCGCGTTCGGCTGGTTCCCCGAGTCGCCCGCCTGGCGCGACGCGGCGCTGAAGTCGCTGGACACGCAGCTGCAGGCCAACACGTTCGCTTCCGGGCTCAACCGCGAGCTGGCCACGGAGTACCACGGCCTGGTCCTGGAACTGGGTCTCGCGGCCGCGCTGGAAGCCAGCCCGGTCGTGCCGGAGTCGACCTGGCTCGTGCTGCGCCGGATGTGCGACGCGCTGGCGTCCATTGTGGACTCCCACTTGCGGCCGCCGCGCCAGGGCGACGCCGACGACGGCTACGGCCTGATCGTCGACGGCACCGGCACCAGCCGCTGGGCTTCGCTGCTCGCCACCGGCGACGCGTTGTTCGGCCGGCAGGAGTGGTGGCCGAAGGTGCCGGTCGGCGACGTGCGCACCATGGTGTTCGCCTCGCTCGGCGGTGTCCCCGAGCTCACCGATCCGCGACCCCCGCGGCGGATAGACGACCTTTTCGACGCCGGCATGACGATCCTGCGCACCCCGGCCGAGAACACCGCCGAGCCGGAGATCTGGGTCCGCTGCGACGGCGGCCCCCACGGCTTCCTCGCCATCGCCGCCCACGCCCACGCGGACGCACTGGCGCTGGAGGTCCGCCACAACGGCGTCGACATCCTCGCCGACCCGGGCACCTACTGCTACCACGGCGAACCCGAGTGGCGCTCCTACTTCCGCTCGACGCTCGGCCACAACACGTTGCAGCTCGGCGACACCGACTCCTCGGCGTCCGGCGGGCCGTTCCTGTGGACCCGACACGCGCAGACCCGCACGCTCGCGGTCGGCCCGGTGCGCTGGCGCGCCGAGCAAGACGGCTACGCGCCGGCCGTGCACCGCCGCTGCGTGGAGCTCGAGGACCGGACGCTGACGATCCTCGACGAGGTCGACGGCGACCTGACGCTACCGGCGAAACTGGCCTTCCACCTCGGCCCGCTCGTCGAGGTCACCCTCGACGGCAGCACGGCGCGGCTGAGCTGGCCCGGCCACACGGCAACGTTGGCGCTGCCGCCGACGTTGACCTGGGCCGCGCACCGCGGCGAGACGAACCCGCCGCTCGGCTGGTACTCCGCAGGCTTCGGCCGGCGCGAACCGTCGACCACGCTGATCGGCACGGGTACGGCCGCGGAACCCTTGACCACCACGTTGAGTTTTCAATAG
- a CDS encoding right-handed parallel beta-helix repeat-containing protein, translating to MPPGPATAPAGAQAVAVTDDFAAKVRDAAAGTTFWLAPGSHHLGDDRFDQVQPKDGDVFIGGPGAVLDGRKINQYAFTGHAKNVKITNLTVQNFVAPRDEGVVNHDSGDGWVIQHATVQDNDGAGLMAGNKQQVLDNCLRRNGQYGMNAFSADDDITGLVVRGNEITGNNTGDWEKKIDGCGCTGGIKFWAVNGADVVGNWVHDNRGTGLWADTNDNDFLIEGNLIESNDSAAIIYETSYNAVIRNNTIRRNNLVDGRDYADRGDSFPTATIYISESGGEPRVKARTSKLEIYGNVFENNWNGITLWENADRFCNSPANTSSGVCTKLQPDTAKCAAPAIAQKPLYDDCRWKTQRVDIHNNRFTLQPSAIGCEETCGRMGLLSNFGTYPDWSPYKGDVVQNAITFKQGNSWHDNAYVGPWTFIATDMSHVLGIGEWEGAPYNQDARTTYQRNGGG from the coding sequence ATGCCGCCCGGACCCGCCACCGCGCCCGCGGGCGCGCAGGCCGTGGCGGTGACCGACGACTTCGCCGCGAAGGTCCGCGACGCCGCGGCCGGCACCACGTTCTGGCTCGCGCCGGGCAGCCACCACCTCGGCGACGACCGGTTCGACCAGGTCCAGCCCAAGGACGGCGACGTCTTCATCGGCGGGCCGGGCGCGGTGCTCGACGGGCGCAAGATCAACCAGTACGCCTTCACCGGCCACGCCAAGAACGTGAAGATCACCAACCTCACCGTGCAGAACTTCGTCGCCCCGCGCGACGAAGGCGTGGTGAACCACGACTCCGGCGACGGCTGGGTGATCCAGCACGCCACCGTGCAGGACAACGACGGCGCCGGTCTGATGGCGGGCAACAAGCAGCAGGTGCTCGACAACTGCCTGCGCCGCAACGGCCAGTACGGCATGAACGCGTTCTCCGCCGACGACGACATCACCGGGCTGGTGGTGCGTGGCAACGAGATCACCGGCAACAACACCGGTGACTGGGAGAAGAAGATCGACGGCTGCGGCTGCACCGGCGGCATCAAGTTCTGGGCCGTCAACGGTGCCGACGTCGTCGGCAACTGGGTGCACGACAACCGCGGCACCGGCCTGTGGGCCGACACGAACGACAACGACTTCCTCATCGAGGGCAACCTCATCGAGAGCAACGACAGCGCGGCGATCATCTACGAGACCAGCTACAACGCCGTGATCCGCAACAACACGATCCGGCGCAACAACCTCGTCGACGGCCGCGACTACGCCGACCGCGGCGACTCGTTCCCGACCGCGACGATCTACATCTCCGAGTCCGGCGGCGAACCGCGCGTGAAGGCCCGCACGTCGAAGCTCGAGATCTACGGCAACGTGTTCGAGAACAACTGGAACGGCATCACCCTGTGGGAGAACGCCGACCGCTTCTGCAACAGCCCGGCCAACACTTCCAGCGGCGTCTGCACGAAGCTCCAGCCCGACACGGCCAAGTGCGCGGCGCCGGCGATCGCGCAGAAACCGCTGTACGACGACTGCCGCTGGAAGACCCAGCGCGTGGACATCCACAACAACCGCTTCACGCTGCAGCCCTCGGCGATCGGCTGCGAGGAGACGTGCGGGCGCATGGGCCTGCTGTCGAACTTCGGCACCTACCCGGACTGGTCGCCGTACAAGGGTGACGTGGTGCAGAACGCGATCACCTTCAAGCAGGGCAACAGCTGGCACGACAACGCGTACGTGGGGCCGTGGACGTTCATCGCCACGGACATGAGCCACGTCCTCGGCATCGGCGAGTGGGAGGGCGCGCCGTACAACCAGGACGCGCGCACGACGTACCAGCGCAACGGCGGAGGCTGA
- a CDS encoding right-handed parallel beta-helix repeat-containing protein, whose product MGRSVAVVVGLVYLTSGLSGATASAGTAAVCGTTVTEYASAPSGAVVVDPAHDSELAQRTSDSPAGTTFWLKPGTHTLGTDAFGQVQPKDGDTYLGAPGAVLDGRGVNQAAFTGQAKDVTIRGLTVRGFAAPQDQGVVNHDSGTHWVIEDSTIEDNRGAALMAGDRQEVRRSCLKDNGQYGMNAYRAGDGIIGLVLEGNEITGNNTDDWETKAPGCGCSGGVKFWAVNGADITGNWVHGNHGPGLWADTNDNDFLVRDNVIEDNDAEALFYEISHNLTVSGNVFRRNGLVAGRARAAKGDNFPVATIYLSESGGEPGLGARTHQIDIGGNTFEDNWGGVALWENADRFCNSPANTSTGYCTPFATKAQCSAPGIAQKPLYDDCRWKTQNVTVHDNTFTFDPAHLGCTQFCGRMAVLSNYGSYPDWSPYKGDVVQQAITFGQNNHFSDNTYSGPWMFVAHDTSRVLTPEQWQAGPYGQDQGSKF is encoded by the coding sequence ATGGGTAGATCCGTGGCCGTCGTGGTGGGGCTCGTATATCTGACGAGCGGCCTTTCTGGAGCGACGGCCTCGGCCGGGACCGCCGCGGTGTGCGGCACGACGGTGACGGAGTACGCGTCGGCGCCGTCCGGGGCCGTGGTGGTGGATCCGGCACACGACAGCGAGCTCGCCCAGCGCACATCGGACAGCCCGGCGGGCACCACGTTCTGGCTCAAGCCCGGCACGCACACGCTCGGCACCGACGCGTTCGGCCAGGTCCAGCCCAAGGACGGCGACACCTACCTCGGCGCGCCGGGCGCCGTCCTCGATGGCCGCGGCGTCAACCAGGCCGCGTTCACCGGGCAGGCCAAGGACGTGACGATCCGCGGCCTCACCGTACGGGGCTTCGCCGCGCCGCAGGACCAGGGCGTGGTGAACCACGACTCGGGCACGCACTGGGTCATCGAGGACAGCACCATCGAGGACAACCGCGGCGCCGCGCTGATGGCGGGCGACCGGCAGGAAGTCCGCCGCAGCTGCCTGAAGGACAACGGCCAGTACGGCATGAACGCCTACCGCGCCGGCGACGGCATCATCGGGCTCGTGCTGGAGGGCAACGAGATCACCGGCAACAACACCGACGACTGGGAGACCAAGGCGCCGGGCTGCGGCTGCAGCGGCGGCGTGAAGTTCTGGGCCGTGAACGGCGCCGACATCACCGGCAACTGGGTCCACGGCAACCACGGCCCCGGTCTGTGGGCCGACACCAACGACAACGACTTCCTCGTGCGCGACAACGTGATCGAGGACAACGACGCCGAAGCGCTGTTCTACGAGATCAGCCACAACCTCACCGTCAGCGGCAACGTGTTCCGCCGCAACGGCCTCGTCGCCGGCCGCGCCCGCGCCGCCAAGGGCGACAACTTCCCCGTCGCCACGATCTACCTCTCCGAGTCCGGCGGCGAACCCGGCCTGGGCGCGCGCACGCACCAGATCGACATCGGCGGCAACACCTTCGAGGACAACTGGGGCGGCGTCGCCCTGTGGGAGAACGCCGACCGCTTCTGCAACAGCCCGGCCAACACGTCCACGGGCTACTGCACGCCGTTCGCCACGAAGGCCCAGTGCAGCGCGCCGGGCATCGCGCAGAAGCCGCTGTACGACGACTGCCGCTGGAAGACGCAGAACGTGACGGTGCACGACAACACGTTCACCTTCGACCCGGCGCACCTGGGCTGCACGCAGTTCTGCGGCCGCATGGCGGTGCTGTCCAACTACGGCAGCTACCCCGACTGGTCCCCGTACAAGGGCGACGTGGTGCAGCAGGCCATCACCTTCGGCCAGAACAACCACTTCAGCGACAACACGTACTCGGGTCCGTGGATGTTCGTCGCCCACGACACCAGCCGGGTGCTGACGCCGGAGCAGTGGCAGGCGGGGCCGTACGGGCAGGATCAGGGCAGCAAGTTCTGA
- a CDS encoding phosphatase PAP2 family protein — translation MRSAVRAAPPALPVSVRTPVLVVAGLGLVVLVVLAVLFAGESQPTAFDTPLLPGPDLLPDPWWYLATAVDFVGEPAGSAIVIVLITGGALLARRPRTAVLTLVGCGLTVAVTSLLKPITGRTIHGHFLSYPSGHTAFATALALIGAFVLADRLHRAAAITLTLTLALICGALMAWAEVGLGAHYPTDTIGGFAAALAIVPATAFAIDRVAVRL, via the coding sequence ATGAGATCCGCCGTCCGCGCGGCGCCGCCCGCGCTGCCGGTGTCCGTGCGCACGCCGGTGTTGGTCGTCGCCGGCCTGGGCTTGGTCGTGCTGGTGGTCCTCGCCGTCCTCTTCGCAGGGGAGTCGCAACCCACCGCGTTCGACACCCCGCTCCTGCCCGGCCCTGACCTGCTGCCGGACCCTTGGTGGTACCTCGCCACGGCCGTGGACTTCGTCGGGGAGCCGGCGGGCTCGGCGATCGTGATCGTGCTCATCACCGGCGGCGCGCTGCTCGCCCGCCGCCCCCGCACGGCCGTGCTCACCCTGGTGGGCTGTGGGCTCACGGTGGCGGTGACGTCGCTGCTCAAGCCCATCACCGGCCGCACCATCCACGGCCACTTCCTGTCCTACCCGAGCGGCCACACCGCCTTCGCGACCGCCCTGGCACTGATCGGCGCGTTCGTGCTGGCCGACCGCCTGCACCGCGCCGCCGCCATCACCCTGACGCTCACCCTCGCGCTCATCTGCGGCGCGCTGATGGCCTGGGCCGAAGTCGGCCTCGGCGCCCACTACCCGACCGACACCATCGGCGGCTTCGCGGCGGCGCTCGCCATCGTCCCGGCCACCGCGTTCGCGATCGACCGCGTCGCCGTGCGGCTTTAG
- a CDS encoding TetR/AcrR family transcriptional regulator C-terminal domain-containing protein, with the protein MPLKRTDVVTAALELLDAEGLDGLTMRELGARLGVRADAIHGLFKDKDALLGAMADRITAAITETPFDDGPWDAQLVELAHRARGALLAHRDGARVVAGTSVVEPNTVRGGEAALRALADAGMPIERAGWVVFALLHYVLGHTIEEQAERSGDQARDAGSDNRLHHAMDSVRKAAPEARFAFGLELFVDGVRVRLAAAQA; encoded by the coding sequence ATGCCGCTGAAGCGCACGGACGTCGTCACGGCGGCGCTGGAACTCCTCGACGCCGAGGGACTCGACGGGCTGACCATGCGCGAGCTCGGCGCCCGCCTCGGCGTTCGGGCCGACGCGATCCACGGGCTTTTCAAGGACAAGGACGCGCTGCTCGGCGCGATGGCCGACCGGATCACGGCCGCGATCACGGAGACGCCGTTCGATGACGGTCCATGGGACGCGCAACTGGTCGAGCTGGCCCACCGCGCACGCGGCGCCCTGCTCGCGCACCGCGACGGGGCGCGGGTGGTCGCCGGCACCTCCGTCGTGGAGCCGAACACCGTCCGCGGCGGCGAGGCGGCCCTCCGCGCCCTCGCCGACGCCGGCATGCCGATCGAACGCGCTGGCTGGGTCGTCTTCGCGCTCCTGCACTACGTGCTCGGCCACACGATCGAAGAGCAAGCTGAACGCTCCGGCGACCAGGCGCGCGACGCCGGGTCCGACAATCGGCTGCACCACGCGATGGACAGCGTGCGCAAGGCCGCCCCCGAGGCTCGGTTCGCGTTCGGCCTGGAGCTGTTCGTCGACGGCGTCCGCGTGCGGCTCGCAGCGGCGCAGGCTTGA
- a CDS encoding O-antigen ligase family protein produces the protein MALLTSIRQPTPAETGERTPKLVGAAWALLILNTLGSTGAETVIPLPRAVSQIVTMGALMTAFVIALALNPRLKIRPSAYLLLLTLLLVTSTVASLHLEAGFGSLFRCFRFGVFLATLWLLTRWWNGSFTFVRHHIKMFSAVLVSVAIGLVIAPGKAMPESYGGRLAGAVWPLTPPQVGQYAAVIAGLAALLWLGKRTTMTSALIVIVPSLGLLLLSHTRTATLGLVAGLVVALLSLAMTNSRARKVFTTFVLVAGFSVVVLGGLLQAWFLRGQSEENFSSLTGRAKVWDALLAAPRTVNEYIFGVGLTDKSYDGLPIDNSWLAVYHEQGFTGIAIVASFLLVLVAVAVLRPPSLARACAIFLITYCISASYTEAGLGDASPYLLHLALAASLLAQGTVRAASDEEFIPKGQPA, from the coding sequence ATGGCACTGCTGACGAGCATCCGGCAACCGACACCGGCGGAGACGGGCGAGCGGACCCCGAAGCTCGTCGGCGCCGCGTGGGCGCTGCTGATCCTCAACACGCTCGGGTCGACCGGCGCGGAGACCGTGATCCCGCTGCCGCGCGCAGTGAGCCAGATCGTGACCATGGGCGCGCTGATGACGGCGTTCGTGATCGCGCTGGCGCTGAACCCGCGGCTGAAGATCCGGCCGAGCGCGTACCTGCTGCTGCTCACGCTGCTGCTGGTCACGAGCACCGTCGCGAGCCTGCACCTGGAAGCCGGGTTCGGGTCGCTGTTCCGGTGCTTCCGCTTCGGGGTGTTCCTCGCGACGCTGTGGCTGCTCACGCGCTGGTGGAACGGGTCGTTCACGTTCGTGCGCCACCACATCAAGATGTTCAGCGCCGTGCTGGTGTCGGTGGCGATCGGGCTCGTGATCGCGCCGGGCAAGGCCATGCCGGAGAGCTACGGCGGCCGGCTCGCGGGCGCGGTGTGGCCGCTGACGCCGCCGCAGGTCGGGCAGTACGCGGCCGTGATCGCAGGTCTGGCGGCGCTGCTGTGGCTGGGCAAGCGCACGACGATGACGAGCGCGTTGATCGTGATCGTGCCCTCGCTGGGGCTGCTTCTGCTCTCGCACACGCGCACGGCGACGCTCGGTCTCGTGGCCGGTCTCGTGGTCGCGCTGCTGTCGCTGGCCATGACGAACTCCCGCGCGCGCAAGGTGTTCACCACGTTCGTGCTGGTGGCGGGCTTCTCCGTGGTGGTGCTCGGCGGGCTGCTGCAAGCGTGGTTCCTGCGCGGGCAGAGCGAGGAGAACTTCTCCAGCCTCACCGGCCGCGCGAAGGTGTGGGACGCGCTGCTGGCCGCGCCGCGCACGGTCAACGAGTACATCTTCGGCGTGGGGCTCACCGACAAGTCCTACGACGGCCTGCCGATCGACAACAGCTGGCTCGCCGTGTACCACGAGCAGGGGTTCACGGGCATCGCGATCGTCGCGTCGTTCCTGCTGGTGCTGGTCGCTGTGGCCGTGCTGCGGCCCCCGTCGCTGGCACGCGCGTGTGCGATCTTCCTGATCACGTACTGCATTTCCGCGTCCTACACCGAGGCCGGGCTCGGTGACGCGTCGCCGTACCTGCTGCACCTGGCGCTGGCCGCGTCGCTGCTGGCCCAGGGCACGGTGCGCGCCGCTTCCGACGAAGAGTTCATTCCGAAGGGGCAGCCCGCATGA